GCTCAACTGCCCCTTCCTATTTGCTACCTGCCTACTGGGTGCCAGCTTCACATGCCTTCCATCTTTGTATCAACACGGCCTCACCCACAGCTTGGTGCTAACACCAATACTAAGCAAACCAACTTTATATTTAAgcccagatatacaaagagataTAGTTAAGGtcaaggaaaaggaggagaaaagcatGTTAACCTTGAGGGCTTTCTGCAAGGACCTGATTCTTATTCCCAGTTCTTCCTATTGCAGTCTCTCTCCTCTACCTTGAAAAGAAGTGCCTTTAATAGATGGGATCTTGCTTTCCCAGCATCTTCCTTTTCCTTAATGTAATCATGGCCTTTGGAGGCTTGATCATGTTTCAAATTGCCTCTTATACATAATCCATCTGCCAGCTCccatgaaacaaaaaaaagatattatggATTTACCATACAATTGATAGGAGCCACAGTACTCTTCACTATTCTAAAGATCGTGAAAAATCCAAGAACTGATTTGACTTGATGTCCTCTCTGGGTCTAGGAACAGCAGTATTTCCTGTCAGCCAGACAGGAAAACCAAGGCTGAGCTGCGTCCTGGCCataattcctttttcttccaaGGTTAAATAAGTTCAGGCTGGTGTTGGGTCCCCAGTCTGAATACAGCTAACTTGATGCCATTGGAGCCTTCTTGACGGCCAGTCCTGGAACTGTCTAGAAACTGAAAGGTCCTGGAGAACAGCAACCTCTGAACTGGGCACTCATTACCAGGAGAACCTGAACTACAGCTCTGGGCAAGCTATTCCCCCAAAGGTCACTTGTTTAGCATAAACTAGATCTAGAAATGTTGCCACAGCTAACCCCAAATCCCTGTTGAACCTCAAAAGCCTTATCCAATGAATAAAGCCGTCACCACTTATTTACTCTCTCCGGCTGAGCAGAGCCCTCCGAAGAAAGGAAAAACTCTGGCTTATGGCTGCTCCTGGTTCTGCAAGATCAGGTAAACCACCTCCACTTCTCACTCAGGCTTCTATAGAGGCCCTAACAGCTTCCAGAGGGGTCTCTCATGAACCATCTTGGCCACAACAAGGGCAAGAAGACACCACCACCAAGAAggataaaataagtttttatttatagTCTTATAGTAAAGGGGGAAGCCTTAACTTGCAAGACAATTCTTCGGCAGTATGTACAACATACTTTTTATTTCCATGGAATGGAATCAAACACGAACTGAGACTACAGAGTATACACTAGAAATCAGCAAATGCCAGGAACGATgtaggaaaaagacaaagaaatgaggCCTAAACACACAAAACCCTTCACTGGGATCTGTTGACCACAGCCAGAACCAGGGCCGGATCACACAAAGGAGACAGGTTTCAGGACAGCAGGAAAGGAACTGGGGTGAGGGCAGGGAAGGGTCCGCACTGGGGTGCGGGTTTAGTACCAGGTAAATTGCTCTTGGTATTTACATACAAAATCAGTTGGCTCTATTTCTTAGAAATACACACGGGAAGAAAGGAAGATTTCATCATTACTTTATGAATCTGTCGCTTTGCAAGACCGACATCATCAGAAATAGGAACAATTCACTCAGATTCAAATTTAAGTAGCAGGAAATAAATATCAAATCATCATCACTGGCCCTCAATACAAAACCTCTATGCCACCCAAAACATCCTCCCTGTCCCAACCCCAAATGGCCACTCCCCGGTGGCTGCTGCGTCACTGCTGCCATCTCCCACGCACACCACAAGAATCCACGCAGCCCTCTGTGAGGCTGGCACCGCAGACTTAAACAGCTGGCTGAGAGAGGCAGGAGTGAAACATGCCGAAGACTCTGGGCTGCAAATCTGTCCTCACTTTCTTTTCATACCACAAACTTCTTTAAGGATCTGGTCTTTCAATAGGAGCAATACATAgctttttagaaaaaggaaaaaaaaaacaaccttaaaaagGAGGAGGGTTGATTCTGATTACTCCAAACTGGTCATCTTCTCAAAGTAGAGCAGTTCACAGATTCACAAAGTCTATCCAACAGAGGTGAGGGCGGACCAGGAGGCCACCTGGGCAGGCCTGGCATCCTCCGGGCATGTGCCCAGCAGGGCTGGAGGAGCTGGTAGGGTGGGCAGGATACTATGGGCTCAGAGGTCTGGCCGGCCGTCTGTCCTCCACAGAAAAAGCTGCCAAGTTGGGGTGTTTTGGTTTAAAAATTCCTGGTGGGGACAGGGAATCCCTGAAgggaatacattaaaaaaaaaatacacagtggaAATGGGGAAGGAGAACAAGAGCTGTTGTCCAAGAGCTTCTacgtaaaaataaaaatttaaaaaaaaagggagaaagagaaaaatagagtcTCTTAAATGGTTCTGAGGGTTCTACAGATGAACTGAAAGGAGGGTGAGACGATGGAGACAGTTTTTATTGCTGGCCTGTCCCAAGTGGCTTAGCTGGCCTCCATCCGGAGCTTCTTCCTGCTTTGGGGCTCTTCAGGCTCAGACTCCGAGCTGGAGTCTGAGCCCCCATCGAAGGCAGAGATGGTGCTGCCCTTGGCGTTGGTGTAGAGGCTGTTGTCTGAGGAGGGGTAGTTGGTCTGCAGTTGGGCACTTGACCTCGCCTTCTCCAGTGCACGGACTAAAAGGCAACCAAGGAAGTGTGTTACTGCCTTCTGGAGACCTGGGGAGTAACCGAGTCTCAGACTCAGGGTCCAGCCTGTTCTTCCTAAGGGCTTGCTTGCTGGCCCCGAGGCTCAAGGTGCTCAGAAGTAGCTCCCTTCGGGTGGCTGTTCACTCACACACTTCATTTCCCTCCCGCCTTTCCCAGCTGGACCTGGGAACCAGCAGACACTCTGCAATCCCACCCAACCCTGAAGAGAAGGCTTGTGATGTCACCGTGTGGCCACAGAAGCCCAGCGCAGAGACTGGAGCGTGAGCTTCCTGTGGGATTCAGCAGTGCAATAACTGAGGAGAAGCTGGCCCAGTAGCATGAGG
Above is a window of Callithrix jacchus isolate 240 chromosome 8, calJac240_pri, whole genome shotgun sequence DNA encoding:
- the MAX gene encoding protein max isoform X3 → MLFWSSKGKARADQVLCSWGIHFSSSLMEDASKRKFRALEKARSSAQLQTNYPSSDNSLYTNAKGSTISAFDGGSDSSSESEPEEPQSRKKLRMEAS